Proteins encoded by one window of Anopheles maculipalpis chromosome 2RL, idAnoMacuDA_375_x, whole genome shotgun sequence:
- the LOC126558743 gene encoding protein tipE, with protein sequence MRSDSSELLLEQQAEELRKKKLLELAAAKKAKNGPPPKRSLRENASFYTTSSLAFLSVTAGASLLFLVPLYVDPAISTLVGDFVERPTMCVTTRREDMTGLFNCSWSSCREGCTSDVFKCTHIYVTFIDDLNFTFPFNATPAELFNLTDIERSEEAILLVNIKGCGYPPTVKCKNFTDLYGFEGAVFPCYYSKQNKTVVMTAYNREDQVNTIIHFFVVPFIVTVVSSVFLCIMHCDCRCKKERRRHRHRHRRPRIENLSDSSISTRVDMLTPAIEVYKPPL encoded by the coding sequence ATGAGGAGCGATAGTTCGGAACTGCTGCTCGAGCAACAGGCCGAAGAGCTACGGAAGAAGAAGCTGCTCGAGCTAGCGGCAGCCAAGAAGGCTAAGAATGGACCACCGCCGAAACGATCGTTGCGCGAAAATGCCTCCTTCTACACAACGTCCAGCCTTGCCTTTCTGTCGGTGACGGCCGGCGCCTCGCTGCTCTTTCTCGTGCCCCTGTATGTCGATCCCGCCATCTCGACGCTGGTCGGCGACTTTGTCGAGCGGCCGACGATGTGCGTGACGACGCGGCGCGAGGACATGACCGGGCTGTTTAACTGCTCGTGGAGCTCGTGCCGCGAGGGTTGCACCTCGGACGTGTTCAAGTGCACGCACATCTACGTGACGTTCATAGACGATCTGAACTTTACCTTCCCGTTCAACGCGACACCGGCGGAACTGTTCAATCTGACCGACATCGAACGGTCGGAGGAAGCGATCCTGCTGGTCAACATCAAGGGCTGTGGGTATCCGCCCACCGTCAAATGCAAGAACTTCACCGACCTGTACGGGTTCGAGGGAGCGGTGTTTCCATGCTACTACTCCAAGCAGAACAAAACGGTCGTGATGACTGCGTACAACCGGGAGGACCAAGTCAACACGATCATCCACTTCTTCGTGGTGCCGTTCATCGTGACCGTCGTGTCGTCGGTTTTTCTCTGCATTATGCACTGTGATTGTAGGTGTAAGAAGGAACGCCGGCGGCACCGTCACCGGCATCGACGGCCTAGGATAGAGAATCTCAG
- the LOC126567193 gene encoding cyclin-dependent kinases regulatory subunit-like: MHSEQIQYSEKYYDDLYEYRHVILPPDLAKFVPKTHLMTETEWRNLGVQQSPGWVLYMIHSPEPHVLLFRRPRSTPTDTSSQS, translated from the exons ATGCATTCCGAACAAATTCAATATTCCGAGAAATACTACGACGATCTGTACGAGTACCGGCACGTAATACTTCCGCCAGACTTGGCAAAATTCGTACCAAAAACGCACCTGATGACGGAAACGGAATGGCGTAACTTAGGTGTCCAACAATCTCCCGGATGGGTGCTGTATATG ATCCACTCACCAGAACCACATGTGCTGCTGTTTCGGCGTCCACGCTCAACGCCAACGGATACATCGTCACAATCTTGA
- the LOC126559383 gene encoding transmembrane protein 216-like, giving the protein MGNPSLTYEILLYLNSFYFGMFATCELGMLTLKAVNLKYPDHILLREACILVALCLVETIRIILGRRGSLSDHGWHVILSVFLTIPCGMGVGYLLFYQLHRLRLEYILCALMLSLQAAELFFAILFVFTLCRPPSYD; this is encoded by the exons ATGGGAAATCCAAGCCTAACGTACGAGATTTTACTCTATCTCAATTCGTTCTACTTCGGAATGTTTGCTACCTGCGAGCTCGGGATGCTCACTCTGAAGGCAGTCAATTTAAAGTATCCGGATCATATTCTGCTGCGAGAGGCGTGCATCCTGGTAGCGCTGTGTTTGGTGGAAACGATCCGAATCATCCTGGGTAGGAGAGGTAGTCTTAGCGACCACG GTTGGCACGTTATCCTGTCCGTATTTCTGACCATCCCGTGTGGTATGGGCGTAGGGTATCTTCTCTTCTACCAGCTGCATCGGCTACGCCTGGAGTACATTCTATGTGCCTTAATGTTATCACTACAGGCAGCAGAACTGTTCTTTGCAATACTGTTCGTATTCACGCTGTGTCGGCCGCCTTCCTACGATTAA